The following proteins are co-located in the Polymorphospora rubra genome:
- a CDS encoding phage minor capsid protein yields the protein MTPEQVDAVSRSTVDLYRAAELAILRLITSYLSRGIDSPTWAEERYAALRSLREAAEAILTQVAADSVGTMTGAVAKAYRTGHGAALTDLPEDAAVRLAAQQAAVAVVTRTAAVESLASALVADVGARHSNVLRHVTDVYRGVIQQAAAVSIAGGQTRRQASQFAFQRFVDQGVTSFTDSIGRRWRLSTYAEMGVRTVTQRAAVQGQTDRLQSLGLDLVQISDSPRECPRCEPWEGKILSISGRLRGRVQVQSAVSNEMVWIYVAGSLAEARAAGLFHPNCTHSARSYLPGVTRRPARPTPNPAGYEAKQRQREIERQIRKWKEREESALDPAAAATARTKVRQWQKAMRDHLTANPELKRLPYREQIGAGSVPSRTS from the coding sequence GTGACGCCGGAGCAGGTCGACGCCGTCAGCCGCAGTACGGTCGACCTTTACCGCGCCGCCGAACTGGCCATTCTGCGGCTCATCACTTCGTACCTGAGCCGGGGTATCGACAGCCCGACCTGGGCAGAGGAGCGGTACGCCGCCCTGCGGTCGCTGCGCGAGGCTGCCGAGGCAATCCTCACCCAGGTTGCCGCCGACAGCGTGGGCACAATGACCGGCGCGGTGGCGAAGGCGTACCGGACTGGGCACGGGGCTGCGCTGACCGATCTGCCAGAGGACGCCGCGGTTCGGCTCGCAGCCCAGCAGGCGGCCGTCGCCGTGGTCACTCGGACCGCTGCTGTGGAGAGCCTGGCGTCAGCGCTGGTCGCCGACGTCGGCGCCCGCCACAGCAACGTCCTGCGCCACGTGACCGACGTCTACCGGGGCGTCATCCAGCAGGCAGCCGCGGTCAGCATCGCGGGCGGACAGACCCGCAGGCAGGCCAGCCAGTTTGCCTTCCAGAGGTTCGTCGACCAGGGCGTCACGAGCTTCACCGACTCGATCGGCCGGCGCTGGCGGCTGTCCACGTATGCAGAGATGGGCGTGCGGACCGTCACCCAGAGAGCGGCGGTGCAAGGCCAGACGGACCGGCTTCAGTCCCTCGGGCTGGACCTGGTCCAGATCAGCGACAGCCCGCGCGAGTGCCCGCGGTGTGAACCCTGGGAGGGAAAGATCCTCTCGATCTCCGGGCGCCTACGCGGGCGCGTGCAGGTCCAGTCTGCCGTCTCCAACGAGATGGTCTGGATCTATGTGGCGGGCAGTCTCGCCGAGGCCCGCGCTGCCGGGCTGTTCCATCCGAACTGCACGCATTCGGCCAGGAGCTACCTGCCCGGCGTCACTCGACGACCGGCCCGCCCGACTCCCAACCCGGCCGGCTACGAGGCCAAGCAGCGTCAGAGGGAGATCGAGCGGCAGATCCGAAAGTGGAAGGAGCGCGAAGAGTCCGCGCTCGACCCGGCCGCTGCGGCGACCGCCCGGACAAAGGTCCGCCAGTGGCAGAAGGCCATGCGTGACCACCTGACCGCCAACCCCGAGCTGAAGCGGCTGCCGTATCGAGAGCAGATCGGCGCTGGATCCGTGCCATCCCGTACCTCCTGA
- a CDS encoding N4-gp56 family major capsid protein encodes MALTDSPKLFVPEVWEDMAQAEFLGRVIVANAAMSDDTLVGNPGDTVDFPKWDALSELADLTEGVAMVPEALTQSTSKATIKEAGKAVEITDKAMLTGLGDPQQEAIRQFGILAARKVDTDLIAAATATVTDGITRPNGDVVGNSAPLTHTLSTGQTALTWDHIVDATAKFGDDFELDDVYGMFIRSDAKAAIMKNDDFIQAAQTQSGNDIVRRGFIGQVGGLNIYVTDRLAARTSLIVKRNSLGVLWKRRPIVEQDRDILKRTNVVTTNLHYAVKRLNDKGVLVLTTAAS; translated from the coding sequence GTGGCACTCACCGACTCACCGAAGCTGTTCGTTCCCGAGGTCTGGGAGGACATGGCCCAGGCCGAGTTCCTTGGCCGCGTCATCGTCGCCAACGCCGCCATGTCCGACGACACCCTCGTCGGCAACCCGGGCGACACGGTCGACTTCCCGAAGTGGGACGCGCTCTCCGAACTGGCCGACCTCACCGAGGGCGTCGCGATGGTCCCCGAGGCACTGACCCAGTCCACCTCCAAGGCCACCATCAAGGAAGCCGGCAAGGCCGTCGAGATCACCGACAAGGCGATGCTGACCGGCCTCGGTGACCCCCAGCAGGAAGCCATCCGGCAGTTCGGGATCCTCGCCGCGCGGAAGGTCGACACCGACCTCATCGCCGCCGCGACCGCGACCGTCACCGACGGCATCACCCGCCCGAACGGCGACGTGGTCGGCAACTCGGCGCCCCTGACCCACACCCTCTCGACCGGGCAGACCGCCCTTACCTGGGACCACATCGTCGACGCCACCGCCAAGTTCGGCGACGACTTCGAGTTGGACGACGTCTACGGCATGTTCATCCGGTCGGACGCCAAGGCCGCGATCATGAAGAACGACGACTTCATTCAGGCGGCACAGACCCAGTCCGGCAACGACATCGTCCGCCGCGGCTTCATCGGCCAGGTCGGCGGCCTCAACATCTACGTCACCGACCGGCTCGCGGCCCGCACCTCGCTCATCGTCAAGCGAAACTCGCTTGGTGTGCTGTGGAAGCGGCGCCCGATCGTCGAGCAGGACCGGGACATCCTCAAGCGGACCAACGTCGTGACGACGAACCTGCACTACGCGGTGAAGCGCCTGAACGACAAGGGCGTGCTGGTGCTGACCACGGCGGCGTCCTGA
- a CDS encoding minor capsid protein produces the protein MTDIEWDGARVLARIRAATMAGLEVGAEHLLQVSSSLAPHEEGDLERSGEVSKDEDGLVVAVSFDRPYAARQHEDMTYRHDAGRKAKFLEEPMHGEKPTVLALIHQRARRELGET, from the coding sequence ATGACGGACATCGAGTGGGACGGGGCCCGGGTCCTGGCCCGTATCCGAGCGGCCACGATGGCCGGCCTCGAGGTCGGCGCGGAACACCTCCTCCAGGTCTCTAGTTCGCTGGCGCCGCATGAGGAGGGCGACCTGGAGCGGTCCGGCGAGGTCAGCAAGGACGAGGACGGGCTGGTTGTGGCCGTCAGCTTTGATCGTCCGTACGCCGCCCGGCAGCACGAGGACATGACCTACCGGCACGACGCCGGCAGGAAGGCGAAGTTCCTCGAAGAGCCGATGCACGGCGAGAAGCCGACGGTCCTGGCCCTGATCCACCAGCGGGCACGCCGCGAGCTGGGCGAGACCTGA
- a CDS encoding minor capsid protein: protein MGWTTDLLEGCAEHLAAASVGLWLPNGVYGPDDIGIVIRDVPQTPNRLITLANYPVGTDLPGMADHISAIQIRIRAGRDPRECDDLADDVFDALDSAMGLRWRGIPIKQIWRQSYTSLGKDGNGRWERSENYYIDSMRPTAHRTD from the coding sequence ATGGGCTGGACCACTGACCTTCTCGAGGGCTGCGCCGAGCACCTTGCTGCGGCCTCCGTCGGCCTCTGGCTCCCCAACGGCGTCTACGGGCCGGACGACATCGGCATCGTCATCCGCGACGTACCGCAGACCCCGAACAGGCTCATCACCCTGGCCAACTACCCCGTTGGTACCGACCTCCCCGGGATGGCAGACCACATCTCCGCCATCCAAATTCGGATCAGGGCCGGTCGCGACCCGCGCGAGTGCGACGACCTGGCCGACGACGTCTTCGACGCGCTCGACTCCGCGATGGGCCTGCGCTGGCGCGGCATCCCGATCAAGCAGATCTGGCGGCAGAGCTACACCTCCCTCGGCAAGGACGGCAACGGCCGCTGGGAACGCAGCGAGAACTACTACATCGACTCGATGCGCCCGACGGCGCACCGTACCGACTGA
- a CDS encoding IPT/TIG domain-containing protein, translating to MATTPTDRVTSLARSHLLDIDTATYPAVHYQNAIGMVDLKLIEEPRVEDDETYSDAGAMRETNTGYSWRIEATLAYSTNLAGTAIEALHAFLRAKFKGHRSGRIENNEFGIRFYDETGIDSGHDHEGRCYVKSWTMPGGKGGNRIAIVLQGQGPLVDIPNPAATLTPTVTGLTPATGDDAGGNLVSIYGQHFTLNGQPAVEEVDFGANAADDFIVVSDSLVIATAPAGTAGTVAVRVTTSVGQSADTAADNYVYTA from the coding sequence ATGGCGACGACCCCAACCGACCGCGTGACCTCCCTCGCGCGGTCCCACCTGCTCGACATCGACACCGCCACCTACCCCGCCGTGCACTACCAGAACGCCATCGGCATGGTGGACCTCAAGCTGATCGAAGAGCCGCGCGTTGAGGACGACGAGACGTACTCCGACGCCGGAGCGATGCGCGAGACGAACACCGGCTACTCGTGGCGCATCGAGGCCACCCTGGCCTACTCAACGAACCTCGCCGGCACGGCGATCGAGGCCCTCCACGCGTTCCTGCGCGCCAAGTTCAAGGGCCACCGGTCAGGCCGTATCGAGAACAATGAGTTCGGCATCCGCTTCTACGACGAGACAGGCATCGACAGCGGCCACGACCACGAGGGCCGCTGCTATGTCAAGTCGTGGACGATGCCGGGCGGCAAGGGTGGCAACCGCATCGCCATCGTGCTCCAGGGGCAGGGGCCTCTGGTCGACATTCCCAACCCCGCGGCGACGCTGACCCCGACCGTGACCGGCCTGACCCCGGCCACCGGCGACGACGCTGGCGGCAACCTGGTCAGCATCTACGGCCAGCACTTCACCCTCAACGGGCAGCCGGCGGTCGAAGAGGTCGACTTCGGCGCGAATGCCGCCGACGACTTCATTGTCGTCTCCGACTCGCTCGTGATCGCCACTGCGCCGGCTGGCACTGCTGGCACCGTCGCCGTGCGCGTCACTACGTCTGTCGGGCAGTCTGCGGACACGGCGGCCGACAACTACGTCTACACCGCCTGA
- a CDS encoding DUF7426 family protein, producing MGLNLDGYDKYVDPTLTLTVRARDGVERTYVIPEPSAELGLWCQTVASVYGQITESSTPDQVKAAVASLNNMPELETGLTVAQRVMGSAFDAMLADGVSHPRIEHCASTVFAWIVRGEKAAIRAWRMGGGSGEAPGPGNRAERRAAEKTGGRSTVAADATPKAASTSDMRSPRKSSRSRKRKSAA from the coding sequence ATGGGTCTCAACCTCGACGGGTACGACAAGTACGTCGATCCCACCCTTACCCTCACCGTCCGGGCCAGGGATGGCGTCGAGCGCACGTACGTCATCCCCGAGCCGTCCGCCGAACTGGGCCTCTGGTGCCAAACCGTTGCGTCGGTGTACGGACAGATCACAGAGTCGTCCACGCCAGATCAGGTCAAAGCGGCTGTCGCGTCACTGAACAACATGCCGGAGCTGGAGACCGGCCTGACCGTTGCCCAGCGGGTCATGGGCTCTGCATTTGACGCGATGCTGGCTGACGGGGTGTCGCACCCACGGATCGAGCACTGCGCCAGCACCGTCTTCGCCTGGATTGTCCGTGGCGAGAAGGCCGCCATCCGCGCCTGGCGGATGGGTGGTGGCTCGGGGGAAGCGCCGGGCCCGGGGAACCGGGCCGAGCGGAGAGCAGCGGAGAAGACTGGTGGGCGCAGTACGGTCGCGGCCGACGCGACCCCGAAAGCGGCCTCTACCAGCGATATGAGGTCCCCGAGGAAGTCCTCCAGGAGCAGGAAACGCAAGAGCGCGGCGTGA
- a CDS encoding phage tail tape measure protein — protein sequence MSLHLGTLNTQITADSTQFERGLDQSESRFERFGGRLKAGAAIVGAAVGAVLASSIGQALELDKAQTLLTAQLGDPVEAKRLGDIAGRVYGRGFTENAGEAMQAARAVMQSGLLPPNADAATIEDLTVKAQGLATVFGQDVTQATRAAGQMVKTGLAKDAGEAMDLITRGFQVTGDQAGDLLDSFSEYGTQFRKLGLSGADAMGLMNQGVKAGARDLDTVADALKEFSIRAIDGSKATAEAFQALGMDAEGMAIDLASGAKRRRPRSAWSSPS from the coding sequence GTGTCGCTGCATCTCGGCACGCTCAACACCCAGATCACCGCCGACAGCACCCAGTTCGAGCGTGGCCTCGACCAGTCAGAGTCTCGCTTCGAGCGGTTCGGCGGCCGACTGAAGGCCGGTGCCGCGATCGTGGGCGCCGCAGTCGGCGCCGTACTCGCATCGTCCATCGGCCAGGCGCTGGAGCTGGACAAGGCGCAGACGCTGCTGACCGCGCAACTCGGCGACCCGGTTGAGGCGAAGCGGCTCGGCGACATCGCCGGCCGCGTCTACGGCCGCGGTTTCACCGAGAACGCCGGCGAGGCCATGCAGGCTGCCCGGGCCGTAATGCAGTCCGGGCTTCTGCCGCCCAACGCCGACGCCGCCACGATCGAGGACCTGACGGTCAAGGCGCAAGGGCTGGCAACCGTCTTTGGTCAGGACGTAACGCAGGCCACGAGGGCGGCCGGGCAGATGGTTAAGACCGGGCTGGCCAAGGACGCCGGCGAGGCCATGGACCTCATCACCCGCGGCTTCCAGGTCACGGGTGACCAGGCCGGCGACCTGCTCGACAGCTTCAGCGAGTACGGCACCCAGTTCCGCAAATTGGGCCTGTCCGGCGCCGATGCCATGGGGCTGATGAACCAGGGTGTCAAGGCCGGCGCCCGCGACCTCGACACCGTCGCTGATGCCCTGAAGGAATTCTCGATCCGGGCCATCGACGGGTCGAAGGCCACGGCCGAGGCCTTCCAGGCGTTGGGGATGGACGCCGAGGGGATGGCGATCGATCTTGCCTCGGGGGCGAAACGGCGAAGGCCGCGTTCGGCCTGGTCCTCGCCGAGCTGA